From one Phycisphaerales bacterium AB-hyl4 genomic stretch:
- a CDS encoding efflux RND transporter periplasmic adaptor subunit: protein MNLTQSSESSAVRRRVGHAVHASRGLIGSGVLLVVFAATAGSLAAWKYASLQAAAASIDQPEPVELISVAVATEYVHHPMTTSIGTVRALRSITLRNEVPGTVARVGLTPGQVVDAGTLLVAMDVSVEQAELRARQAQANLAQTQLDRVQRALKSQAVSETELDRARAERDVALAEVARLEAIINRKTIRAPFRARVGMVDLHPGQYLEAGSRLTTLQGVDEALHIDFSVAQRVAAKLSEGDRIPVDIGGGEAIDATVIAIDARVDPATRNAMVRARIDATGKAIRPGASVRVHVPAGVARQGVNVPISALRRGPEGDHVYVVPDVGDVAEMRAERRMVQAGAMVGDAVVVSAGLAAGERVAASGSFKLYDGVRVDIADDQEPLANLAR from the coding sequence ATGAATCTTACGCAATCATCGGAATCGTCGGCCGTCCGACGTCGGGTCGGACATGCTGTTCACGCCAGCCGCGGCCTCATCGGGTCGGGAGTGCTGCTGGTGGTTTTCGCGGCGACCGCCGGCTCGCTGGCCGCGTGGAAGTATGCCTCGCTTCAGGCCGCCGCCGCCTCGATCGATCAGCCCGAGCCAGTGGAACTGATCAGCGTTGCGGTCGCGACGGAGTATGTGCATCACCCGATGACCACGTCGATCGGCACGGTGCGGGCGCTGCGTTCGATCACTCTCCGCAACGAAGTGCCCGGCACGGTGGCTCGCGTCGGCCTGACGCCGGGCCAGGTGGTCGACGCGGGCACGCTGCTGGTGGCGATGGACGTGTCGGTCGAACAGGCGGAATTGCGCGCCAGGCAGGCTCAGGCCAATCTGGCGCAGACCCAACTCGATCGCGTCCAGCGGGCGCTGAAAAGCCAGGCCGTGTCCGAAACGGAACTCGACCGGGCGCGAGCAGAGCGCGACGTTGCGCTGGCCGAGGTTGCTCGCCTCGAAGCGATTATTAACCGGAAGACCATTCGCGCGCCGTTCCGCGCACGCGTGGGCATGGTCGATCTGCATCCGGGCCAGTACCTCGAGGCGGGCAGTCGGCTGACGACGTTGCAGGGCGTTGACGAGGCGCTGCATATCGACTTTTCCGTGGCGCAGCGCGTCGCGGCCAAGTTAAGCGAGGGCGATCGTATCCCGGTCGACATCGGCGGCGGCGAGGCCATCGACGCGACCGTCATCGCTATCGATGCCAGGGTTGATCCGGCGACACGCAACGCAATGGTGCGAGCACGCATCGACGCGACGGGCAAGGCGATCCGGCCGGGAGCGTCGGTGCGTGTGCATGTACCAGCGGGCGTCGCGCGGCAGGGTGTCAACGTGCCGATCAGCGCGCTGAGACGTGGCCCGGAGGGGGATCACGTGTACGTCGTGCCCGATGTCGGCGACGTGGCCGAAATGCGCGCCGAGCGGCGAATGGTGCAGGCCGGTGCGATGGTCGGCGATGCCGTCGTGGTCAGCGCCGGGCTCGCGGC
- a CDS encoding peptide chain release factor 3 encodes MKIIDEINRRRTFAIISHPDAGKTTLTEKLLLYGGAVQLAGSVTSRKNQRATTSDWMELERKRGISVSSTVLQFDYAGHRINLLDTPGHKDFSEDTYRVLTAVDAAVMVIDAGKGIEAETRKLFEVCRQRGVPIFTFMNKLDRPTRDPLELMDELESVLGIHAYAMNWPLGTGPDFKGIYDRQASEAHLFERTQHGSYRAPEEVGDIDHPLIRDRLEGDVREQVREELAMLDEAGAAFDVEAVRDGKLTPVFFGSAMNNFGVQLLLDSFLEYAPAPGRRMAECGPIEPTHPTFSGFIFKIQANMDPRHRDRIAFVRVVSGKFTREMTVTHAQTGRRARLSNAQALFGRERETIEEAFPGDVVGVVGGRDFGIGATLTEDPAIVYHEIPRFPPECFAYLHNPNPSQYKRFDQGVQQLLQEGVVQCFELPQRRQKVALLAAVGPLQFEIVKYRLESEYGAEARLESAPWSMVRWFAQSMDAESLAKLYLPGGVEHAVDTRGEPALLFADDWQVRYFNERNADVTLS; translated from the coding sequence ATGAAGATCATCGACGAAATCAACCGTCGGCGAACGTTTGCGATCATCTCGCACCCGGACGCCGGCAAGACGACCCTGACCGAAAAGCTGCTGCTCTATGGCGGCGCGGTGCAACTGGCCGGCTCGGTCACGTCGCGCAAGAACCAGCGGGCCACCACCAGCGACTGGATGGAACTCGAACGCAAGCGTGGCATCTCGGTCAGCTCGACCGTGCTCCAGTTCGACTATGCGGGCCATCGCATCAACCTGCTGGACACGCCCGGACATAAAGACTTTTCCGAAGACACGTATCGCGTGCTCACGGCGGTGGACGCGGCGGTCATGGTCATCGACGCGGGCAAGGGCATCGAAGCCGAGACACGCAAGCTTTTTGAAGTCTGCCGGCAGCGCGGCGTGCCGATCTTCACGTTCATGAACAAGCTTGACCGCCCGACGCGCGACCCGTTGGAGTTGATGGACGAACTGGAAAGCGTGCTCGGTATTCATGCTTATGCGATGAACTGGCCGCTGGGTACAGGGCCCGACTTCAAAGGCATCTATGATCGCCAGGCAAGCGAAGCGCACCTGTTCGAACGCACGCAACACGGCAGCTACCGCGCGCCCGAAGAGGTCGGCGATATCGATCACCCGCTGATCCGTGATCGCCTGGAAGGTGACGTTCGGGAGCAGGTACGCGAAGAGCTCGCCATGCTTGATGAAGCAGGCGCGGCCTTTGATGTTGAGGCAGTGCGCGACGGCAAGCTGACGCCGGTCTTTTTCGGCAGCGCCATGAATAACTTTGGCGTACAACTGCTGCTGGACAGTTTCCTCGAATACGCGCCCGCTCCGGGGCGTCGCATGGCCGAGTGCGGCCCGATCGAACCGACGCACCCGACCTTTTCCGGCTTCATCTTCAAGATTCAAGCAAATATGGACCCGAGGCATCGGGATCGTATTGCCTTCGTGCGGGTTGTTTCGGGCAAGTTCACGCGTGAGATGACTGTCACGCATGCGCAGACCGGCCGACGGGCGCGTCTTTCCAATGCACAGGCGTTGTTCGGCCGTGAGCGAGAAACCATTGAAGAAGCGTTCCCCGGTGATGTCGTCGGCGTCGTCGGCGGCCGAGACTTCGGGATCGGCGCGACCCTCACGGAAGACCCGGCCATCGTCTACCACGAGATCCCCCGCTTCCCGCCCGAGTGCTTTGCCTATCTGCACAACCCGAACCCGTCCCAGTACAAGCGATTTGACCAGGGCGTTCAGCAGTTGCTTCAGGAAGGTGTGGTGCAATGCTTCGAGCTGCCGCAACGTCGACAGAAGGTGGCGCTGCTGGCAGCGGTGGGGCCATTGCAGTTTGAGATCGTGAAGTATCGGCTTGAAAGCGAGTACGGGGCCGAGGCACGTTTGGAGAGTGCGCCGTGGTCGATGGTGCGATGGTTTGCCCAGTCGATGGACGCCGAATCGCTGGCGAAGCTGTACCTGCCCGGCGGCGTGGAGCACGCGGTCGACACCCGCGGCGAGCCGGCCCTGCTGTTCGCCGACGACTGGCAAGTGCGCTACTTTAATGAACGTAATGCTGATGTGACGCTTTCATAA
- a CDS encoding AraC family transcriptional regulator — protein MDVLTDVMQTVRVRSHCYGRAEFTAPWGITVPEAWSHAAFYVISRGSCWLEMDGLAEPVPMAGGDFICLPHGKLHSFRDAMGSVLTPLDEIGRTQCDKTKMLNIGGGGASTSMIWGCFEFEDGGRNPLLDSLPPIIHLQSNEGGAEVRWLQSTLQFIASESASNLPGSETVVNRLTDILFVHAVRAYITGCTSHGCRASGWLRALTDPKVGEALRLIHESPEKNWSVAMLAESVAMSRSAFAAQFSELVGEPPLRYVTAWRMKKASHLLLQGETISLVAQAVGYDTDAAFGKAFRRYMGTTPGSFRKHRRTPLAECNNALDAPPDSVFSEAPAELRT, from the coding sequence ATGGATGTGTTGACCGACGTGATGCAGACTGTTCGCGTGCGCAGCCACTGCTACGGCCGCGCGGAATTCACTGCGCCATGGGGAATTACCGTCCCCGAAGCGTGGAGCCACGCCGCGTTCTACGTCATCTCACGCGGCAGTTGCTGGCTTGAAATGGACGGCTTGGCCGAACCGGTTCCCATGGCTGGCGGTGACTTCATTTGCCTGCCGCATGGCAAGTTGCACAGCTTTCGCGATGCAATGGGCAGTGTGCTTACGCCACTCGATGAAATCGGCCGAACACAGTGTGACAAGACCAAAATGCTCAACATCGGCGGCGGTGGTGCGTCCACCTCGATGATCTGGGGTTGCTTTGAGTTTGAGGACGGCGGCCGAAACCCGCTGCTGGATAGCCTCCCGCCGATCATTCATCTGCAATCCAACGAAGGTGGCGCGGAAGTGCGTTGGCTTCAGTCCACACTGCAGTTCATTGCGTCGGAAAGCGCGTCGAATCTGCCGGGATCGGAGACCGTGGTGAATCGGTTGACCGACATTCTCTTCGTGCACGCGGTGCGGGCCTACATCACGGGCTGCACCTCGCACGGCTGCCGGGCGTCGGGCTGGCTGCGGGCGCTGACAGATCCGAAGGTCGGCGAAGCGCTTCGACTGATCCACGAGTCACCGGAAAAAAACTGGAGCGTCGCCATGCTCGCCGAGTCGGTTGCCATGTCGCGCTCCGCCTTCGCTGCGCAGTTCAGCGAGCTCGTCGGCGAGCCGCCGTTACGCTACGTCACGGCGTGGCGCATGAAAAAAGCGTCCCACCTCCTGCTTCAGGGTGAGACAATCAGCCTCGTCGCCCAAGCGGTCGGCTACGACACGGACGCCGCCTTCGGCAAAGCGTTCCGTCGATACATGGGCACTACGCCTGGTTCGTTCCGCAAGCATCGACGAACACCCTTGGCCGAGTGCAATAACGCACTCGACGCGCCGCCGGATAGCGTGTTTTCCGAAGCGCCGGCCGAACTGCGCACCTGA